One genomic window of Cannabis sativa cultivar Pink pepper isolate KNU-18-1 chromosome 2, ASM2916894v1, whole genome shotgun sequence includes the following:
- the LOC115719179 gene encoding peroxisome biogenesis protein 12 isoform X1 has product MLFQVGGQGTRPTFFEMAAAQQLPASLRGALTYSIGVLALRRPFLHKVLDYEDEFFALLMLVLETHSLRTTDASFAESLYGLRRRAVDIKVKKDNTHLNSGSGINHSGLKRRQKVLSVVFLVILPYLKSRLHSIYNREREARLQATLWGHEDERFNDFNTTDRGDDSLVLSATTVTESSVRAQLLKKIQRIIGACYPWVHASSEGLSFSYQLLYLLDATGFYSLGLHALGIHVCRATGQELMDTTSRISKIRSRERERLRGPPWLKTLQGVLLNCTYTMLDYAQTGLIAAVFFFKMMEWWYQSAEERMSAPTVYPPPPPPPTPQVAKEGLPLPSDRTLCPLCSQKRANPSVVTVSGFVFCYACIFKYVSQYKRCPVTLLPATVDQIRRLFHDM; this is encoded by the exons ATGTTGTTCCAGGTAGGAGGACAAGGGACTCGTCCCACCTTCTTCGAGATGGCGGCGGCTCAACAGCTTCCGGCCAGTCTTCGCGGTGCTCTTACCTATTCCATCGGT GTATTGGCTTTGAGAAGACCCTTTCTTCATAAGGTTTTAGACTATGAAGATGAATTCTTTGCTTTGTTGATGCTTGTTCTTGAGACTCATAGCTTACGGACTACAG ATGCTTCTTTTGCTGAATCCTTATATGGCTTACGAAGGAGAGCTGTAGATATTAAAGTCAAGAAGGACAATACTCATTTGAACTCAGGTAGTGGGATTAACCACTCTGGGTTAAAAAGGCGTCAGAAAGTTCTTTCAGTAGTATTTCTG GTTATACTGCCATATTTGAAGTCAAGATTGCATTCAATCTACAACAGAGAAAGGGAAGCCAGACTTCAAGCAACTTTATGGGGACATGAGGATGAAAGATTTAATGATTTTAACACAACTGATAGAGGGGATGACTCTCTTGTTTTAAGTGCAACCACTGTGACAGAATCATCGGTTAGAGCACAGCTGTTGAAGAAGATCCAGAGAATTATAGGGGCTTGCTACCCATGGGTTCACGCTAGTAGCGAAG GATTGTCATTTTCATAtcaattgttatatttgttgGATGCAACGGGATTCTATTCCTTAGGATTGCATGCACTTGGTATCCATGTGTGCCGAGCTACTGGACAAGAGCTG ATGGATACCACATCAAGAATTTCAAAGATAAGAAGCCGTGAACGTGAGAGACTTCGTGGCCCTCCATGGTTGAAG ACATTGCAAGGAGTACTGCTCAACTGTACATACACAATGCTCGATTATGCACAAACTGGGCTGATTGCGGCAGTATTCTTTTTTAAA ATGATGGAATGGTGGTACCAATCTGCTGAGGAGAGAATGTCAGCTCCAACTGTATACCCCCCACCTCCACCTCCTCCTACCCCACAG GTAGCAAAAGAGGGTCTTCCGCTACCATCAGACAGAACACTTTGTCCTCTGTGTTCTCAGAAACGAGCAAATCCATCGGTAGTTACAGTTTCAGGGTTTGTCTTTTGCTATGCCTGCATATTTAAGTATGTTTCTCAG TACAAGCGCTGCCCAGTCACATTATTGCCTGCTACTGTGGACCAAATAAGGAGGCTGTTTCATGATATGTAG
- the LOC115719179 gene encoding peroxisome biogenesis protein 12 isoform X2 produces MLVLETHSLRTTDASFAESLYGLRRRAVDIKVKKDNTHLNSGSGINHSGLKRRQKVLSVVFLVILPYLKSRLHSIYNREREARLQATLWGHEDERFNDFNTTDRGDDSLVLSATTVTESSVRAQLLKKIQRIIGACYPWVHASSEGLSFSYQLLYLLDATGFYSLGLHALGIHVCRATGQELMDTTSRISKIRSRERERLRGPPWLKTLQGVLLNCTYTMLDYAQTGLIAAVFFFKMMEWWYQSAEERMSAPTVYPPPPPPPTPQVAKEGLPLPSDRTLCPLCSQKRANPSVVTVSGFVFCYACIFKYVSQYKRCPVTLLPATVDQIRRLFHDM; encoded by the exons ATGCTTGTTCTTGAGACTCATAGCTTACGGACTACAG ATGCTTCTTTTGCTGAATCCTTATATGGCTTACGAAGGAGAGCTGTAGATATTAAAGTCAAGAAGGACAATACTCATTTGAACTCAGGTAGTGGGATTAACCACTCTGGGTTAAAAAGGCGTCAGAAAGTTCTTTCAGTAGTATTTCTG GTTATACTGCCATATTTGAAGTCAAGATTGCATTCAATCTACAACAGAGAAAGGGAAGCCAGACTTCAAGCAACTTTATGGGGACATGAGGATGAAAGATTTAATGATTTTAACACAACTGATAGAGGGGATGACTCTCTTGTTTTAAGTGCAACCACTGTGACAGAATCATCGGTTAGAGCACAGCTGTTGAAGAAGATCCAGAGAATTATAGGGGCTTGCTACCCATGGGTTCACGCTAGTAGCGAAG GATTGTCATTTTCATAtcaattgttatatttgttgGATGCAACGGGATTCTATTCCTTAGGATTGCATGCACTTGGTATCCATGTGTGCCGAGCTACTGGACAAGAGCTG ATGGATACCACATCAAGAATTTCAAAGATAAGAAGCCGTGAACGTGAGAGACTTCGTGGCCCTCCATGGTTGAAG ACATTGCAAGGAGTACTGCTCAACTGTACATACACAATGCTCGATTATGCACAAACTGGGCTGATTGCGGCAGTATTCTTTTTTAAA ATGATGGAATGGTGGTACCAATCTGCTGAGGAGAGAATGTCAGCTCCAACTGTATACCCCCCACCTCCACCTCCTCCTACCCCACAG GTAGCAAAAGAGGGTCTTCCGCTACCATCAGACAGAACACTTTGTCCTCTGTGTTCTCAGAAACGAGCAAATCCATCGGTAGTTACAGTTTCAGGGTTTGTCTTTTGCTATGCCTGCATATTTAAGTATGTTTCTCAG TACAAGCGCTGCCCAGTCACATTATTGCCTGCTACTGTGGACCAAATAAGGAGGCTGTTTCATGATATGTAG
- the LOC115719175 gene encoding protein PHR1-LIKE 1 isoform X1 — protein sequence MSLSFPVGSTPIEDKYTKLPDTYQVSSQRKIMMNSSIRQGPSLSSSAGSNERFFSSPSRLPSDVQDPISSVSPHERHSLHSLVPQSSGGMPPIHSPLSEGQSTTFIDHITENNDIPWCPNSIHDLLDFPGMVSVPNDQVESSTVAARSQDHNQKNDWPDWQMISISDDLDQLWPDLPISRNRTDSKPEVCIQSVDASVQQIQNYQQPSLQCIEHATTPDPLCNASSTKSRMRWTQELHEAFVEAVNTLGGNERATPKGILNLMKVPGLTIYHVKSHLQKYRTARYKPELSEGITEKKSPTAEDVRSQELNTSMGITEALRLQVELQKRLHEQLEHQRKLQLQIEEQGKYLEKMFDQHKKMETKYKASSSTSHDNKNSLSNIAPHSSENNKSKISEVDLLEKGISSSNAKSNPDVSFIDPSEKEKAYDETETCKENSDVPPTKRARCE from the exons ATGTCTTTATCTTTCCCTGTTGGCTCTACCCCTATTGAAGACAAGTATACCAAGCTGCCAGATACTTACCAGGTTTCTTCACAAAGAAAAATCATGATGAATTCCTCCATAAGACAGGGTCCTTCGTTAAGTTCCAGTGCTGGGTCTAATGAGCGATTCTTTTCATCACCCTCCAGGTTACCAAGCGATGTTCAAGATCCTATATCTTCAGTTTCCCCACATGAAAGACATTCCCTCCATTCTCTTGTTCCTCAGTCAAGTGGTGGAATGCCACCAATCCATTCTCCCCTTTCAGAAGGGCAATCTACAACATTTATTGATCACATTACAGAAAATAACGATATCCCCTGGTGTCCGAATTCAATTCATGATTTACTTGATTTTCCTGGAATGGTGTCTGTCCCGAATGATCAGGTTGAATCTAGTACTGTTGCTGCAAGATCTCAGGACCATAATCAAAAGAATGATTGGCCAGATTGGCAGATGATTTCCATCAGTGATGATCTGGATCAATTATGGCCTGACCTTCCTATTAGTCGTAATAGAACAGATTCCAAACCAGAG GTGTGTATACAATCAGTTGATGCCTCGGTGCAGCAGATCCAAAATTATCAACAGCCTTCACTGCAATGTATAGAGCATGCTACTACTCCTGATCCATTGTGTAATGCATCCTCAACGAAATCCAGAATGCGTTGGACACAAGAGCTTCACGAGGCCTTTGTCGAAGCTGTCAACACACTTGGTGGCAATGAAA GAGCTACTCCAAAAGGTATCTTAAATCTGATGAAAGTTCCAGGATTGACTATTTATCATGTAAAAAGCCACCTGCAG aAATATAGAACAGCCAGATACAAGCCAGAACTGTCAGAAG GTATCACTGAGAAAAAATCACCAACAGCTGAAGACGTGAGATCTCAAGAGTTAAACAC GAGTATGGGGATCACTGAAGCTTTGAGGTTGCAGGTGGAACTTCAGAAGCGCCTCCACGAACAACTTGAG CATCAAAGAAAGTTGCAGTTGCAAATTGAAGAACAAGGGAAGTATCTTGAAAAGATGTTTGATCAGCATAAAAAGATGGAAACCAAGTACAAGGCTTCTTCGTCAACCTCCCATGACAACAAGAATTCATTATCAAATATAGCACCTCACTCGTCAGAGAATAACAAATCCAAAATTTCAGAAGTGGATCTCCTCGAAAAAGGAATCAGCTCGAGTAATGCTAAGTCTAATCCGGATGTAAGTTTCATAGATCCAAGTGAGAAGGAAAAGGCATATGATGAAACCGAAACCTGCAAGGAAAACTCTGATGTTCCACCAACAAAACGAGCACGATGTGAATGA
- the LOC115719175 gene encoding myb family transcription factor PHL13 isoform X2, protein MPPIHSPLSEGQSTTFIDHITENNDIPWCPNSIHDLLDFPGMVSVPNDQVESSTVAARSQDHNQKNDWPDWQMISISDDLDQLWPDLPISRNRTDSKPEVCIQSVDASVQQIQNYQQPSLQCIEHATTPDPLCNASSTKSRMRWTQELHEAFVEAVNTLGGNERATPKGILNLMKVPGLTIYHVKSHLQKYRTARYKPELSEGITEKKSPTAEDVRSQELNTSMGITEALRLQVELQKRLHEQLEHQRKLQLQIEEQGKYLEKMFDQHKKMETKYKASSSTSHDNKNSLSNIAPHSSENNKSKISEVDLLEKGISSSNAKSNPDVSFIDPSEKEKAYDETETCKENSDVPPTKRARCE, encoded by the exons ATGCCACCAATCCATTCTCCCCTTTCAGAAGGGCAATCTACAACATTTATTGATCACATTACAGAAAATAACGATATCCCCTGGTGTCCGAATTCAATTCATGATTTACTTGATTTTCCTGGAATGGTGTCTGTCCCGAATGATCAGGTTGAATCTAGTACTGTTGCTGCAAGATCTCAGGACCATAATCAAAAGAATGATTGGCCAGATTGGCAGATGATTTCCATCAGTGATGATCTGGATCAATTATGGCCTGACCTTCCTATTAGTCGTAATAGAACAGATTCCAAACCAGAG GTGTGTATACAATCAGTTGATGCCTCGGTGCAGCAGATCCAAAATTATCAACAGCCTTCACTGCAATGTATAGAGCATGCTACTACTCCTGATCCATTGTGTAATGCATCCTCAACGAAATCCAGAATGCGTTGGACACAAGAGCTTCACGAGGCCTTTGTCGAAGCTGTCAACACACTTGGTGGCAATGAAA GAGCTACTCCAAAAGGTATCTTAAATCTGATGAAAGTTCCAGGATTGACTATTTATCATGTAAAAAGCCACCTGCAG aAATATAGAACAGCCAGATACAAGCCAGAACTGTCAGAAG GTATCACTGAGAAAAAATCACCAACAGCTGAAGACGTGAGATCTCAAGAGTTAAACAC GAGTATGGGGATCACTGAAGCTTTGAGGTTGCAGGTGGAACTTCAGAAGCGCCTCCACGAACAACTTGAG CATCAAAGAAAGTTGCAGTTGCAAATTGAAGAACAAGGGAAGTATCTTGAAAAGATGTTTGATCAGCATAAAAAGATGGAAACCAAGTACAAGGCTTCTTCGTCAACCTCCCATGACAACAAGAATTCATTATCAAATATAGCACCTCACTCGTCAGAGAATAACAAATCCAAAATTTCAGAAGTGGATCTCCTCGAAAAAGGAATCAGCTCGAGTAATGCTAAGTCTAATCCGGATGTAAGTTTCATAGATCCAAGTGAGAAGGAAAAGGCATATGATGAAACCGAAACCTGCAAGGAAAACTCTGATGTTCCACCAACAAAACGAGCACGATGTGAATGA